The region GTGAGCGATGGGAAGGTGTCGATGGAGTGATAATAAATTTAAACAATTAATATATAAAAATTGATTGTATTTATTGATTCAATAGCGAGCGGTATGTTGCAATGCGGAAATTGAGCCAATTGCAGCGAATTTCTGCAAATAAGAACCATTTCGTATTGTTCTTCCAAAAGTAAGGGCATTCCCTCGCGCGGGACGGCAATAAGATAAAATGCATATCCGGCAGCAGATTTTTTTCCAAAATTAATGAACGCCCCCGCAAAAATCCAGGCTTTGCTCACTGATGCACCGCAGGGTGCCAGCCCCACGCGCTTGCGCGAAATTCCGTACAACTACACCTCGTTCTCCGACCGCGAAATCGTGATCCGCCTGCTGGGCGAAGACGCGTGGCGCGTGCTCGACGAGTTGCGCAGCAAACGCCAGACCGGTCGATCTGCGCGCATGCTGTATGAAGTGCTGGGCGACATCTGGGTGGTGCGCCGCAACCCTTATCTGCAGGACGACATGCTGGATAATCCCAAGCGTCGCGCTGCACTGATCGAGGCCTTGCACCATCGCCTGGCCGAAGTGGACAAGCGCCGCATCGACGTCAATCAGTCCGAAGCGGGTGATGCCGCCGCTGCTGAGAGCGCGCGCCGCAGCGCCAACGTCGAGCTGTTGATCAAGGCCGCCCGCAAGGCGATTGCCGATTTCGGCGAAGAATTCAAGCACACCTACGACCTGCGGAAGCGCGCCACCAAGGTGCTGGGCCGCTATACCGCCAAGGACAACATCAAGTTCGACGGCCTCTCTCGCGTCTCGCACGTGACCGACGCCACCGACTGGCGCGTCGAGTATCCGTTCGTCGTGCTCACGCCCGACAGCGAAGACGAGATGGCCGGCCTGGTCAAGGCCTGTATCGAACTTGGCCTGACCATCATCCCGCGCGGCGGCGGCACCGGTTATACCGGCGGCGCGATCCCGCTGACACCGATGTCGGCCGTCATCAATACCGAAAAGCTGGAACAGCTCGGCGCCGTCGAGATGGAAGTCTTGCCCGGCCTCGACAAGCCGTACGCGACGATTTACTCGGGCGCCGGCGTAGTCACCAAGCGCGTCTCCGACGCCGCTGAAAAAGCCGGTTTCGTCTTCGCGGTGGATCCGACTTCGGCCGAAGCCTCGTGCATCGGCGGCAACGTCGCCATGAACGCTGGCGGCAAGAAAGCCGTGCTGTGGGGCACTGCACTCGACAACCTGGCCAGCTGGCGCATGGTCGATCCGCAAGGCGACTGGCTCGAAGTCACGCGCCTGGACCACAACCTCGGCAAGATCCACGACGTCGAACTGGCGACCTTCAGGCTCGAGTGGTCGCATCCCGGCGAAAAAGGCCAGAAGACTGAAGTTTTCAAAACCGAAATCCTCGAGATCGCCGGCCGCAAGTTCCGCAAGGAAGGCCTGGGCAAGGATGTAACGGACAAATTCCTGTCAGGCTTGCCCGGCATTCAAAAAGAAGGTTGCGACGGCCTGATCACGTCGGCGCGTTGGATCCTGCACAAGATGCCGAAACAGACGCGCACCGTCTGCCTCGAATTCTTCGGCCAGGCGCGCGATGCGATTCCGTCGATTGTCGAAATCAAGAATTATCTCGACGCCGAGACCAAAAAGGGCGGCGCCATCCTGGCCGGCCTGGAACATCTCGACGAGCGCTACCTGCGCGCAGTCGGCTACGCCACCAAATCCAAACGCGGGGTGCTGCCGAAGATGGTGCTGATCGGCGACATCGTCGGCGACGACGAAATCGCCGTGGCGCAGGCCGCCTCGGAAGTGATCCGCATGGCCAACAATCGCGTCGGTGAAGGTTTTGTCGCGATCAGCCCGGAAGCACGCAAGAAGTTCTGGCTCGACCGCTCGCGTACCGCCGCCATCGCCAAGCACACCAACGCCTTCAAGATCAACGAAGACGTGGTGATTCCATTGCCGCGCATGGGCGAGTACACCGACGGCATCGAGCGCATCAACATCGAACTGTCGATCAAGAACAAGCTGCAGTTCCTGGACGAGCTCAACGCCTTCTTCGTCAAGGGCAACCTGCCGCTGGGCAAGAGCGACGACGCCGAAGGCGAAGACATCCCAGCTGCGGAAATGCTGGAAGACCGCGTGCACCAGGCCGAAGACCTGATCGCCAAGACCCAGGCGCGCTGGAGCTATCTGCTGGCCAATCTGGACCAGCCGCTGACTGTGGCGAAGGGCGAAATGGCCGCGCTGGGTCTCGACAAGCTGTTGCCGGTATTCGACCAGCGCCTGCTCGACCAGCCTGACGCCAATGTGTTCCATGTCGTGCAGGACCGCACCGTACGCGTCTCCTGGAAGCAGGAAGTGCGCGCGCAGCTGCGTCAGATTTTCAGCGGCGGCGCATTCAAGCTGATCCTTGAAGAATGCAACGCCATCCACAAGCGCGTGCTGCGCGGCCGTGTGTTCGTGGCGCTGCACATGCATGCCGGCGACGGCAACGTGCACACCAATTTGCCGGTCAACTCCGATCACTATCAGATGCTGCAGGACGCGCATGAAGCCGTGGCGCGCATCATGACGCTGGCGCGTTCGCTGGACGGCGTGATTTCCGGCGAGCATGGCATCGGCATCACCAAGCTGGAATTCCTGACCGAAGATGAAATCAGCGAATTCCGCGAATACAAATTGCGCATCGATCCGGAAGGCCGTTTCAACAAGGGCAAGCTGCTGAATTTGCCCGGCTTTGAAGCCGACCTGTCCAACGCCTATACGCCGTCCTTCGGTTTGATGGGCCACGAATCGCTGATCATGCAGCAAAGCGATATCGGCGCCATCGCCAACAGCGTCAAGGATTGTCTGCGTTGCGGCAAGTGCAAGCCGGTGTGCGCGACGCACGTGCCGCGTGCGAACCTGCTGTACTCGCCGCGCAACAAGATTCTGGCGACCTCATTGCTGGTCGAGGCCTTCCTGTATGAAGAGCAGACCCGCCGCGGCGTGTCGATCAAGCATTGGGAAGAGTTCGAAGACGTCGCCGACCATTGCACCGTCTGCCATAAGTGCGTGACGCCGTGCCCGGTCGACATCGACTTCGGCGACGTCTCGATGAACATGCGCAATCTGCTGCGCAAGATGGGCAAGAAATCGTTCAACCCCGGTACGGCGACCGCGATGTTCTTCCTCAACGCCACCGATCCGGCCACCATCAATGCCACGCGCAAGGTGATGACCGACTGGGGTTTCAAGGCGCAGCGTCTGGGCAACGATATCTTCAAGAAGTTCGCCCGGAAGCAGACGCAGAAACCTGCAGCCACGGTCGGCAAGGCGCCGATCAAGGAACAGGTGATTCACTTCATCAACAAGAAGATGCCGGGCAACCTGCCGAAGAAGACTGCACGCGCGCTGCTCGACATCGAAGACGACAAGATCGTGCCTATCATCCGCGATCCGAAGACCACCACGGCGGAAACCGAGGCGGTGTTCTACTTCCCGGGTTGCGGCTCGGAGCGGCTGTTCTCGCAGGTCGGCCTTGCCACGCAGGCGATGCTGTGGAACGTCGGCGTGCAGACCGTGTTGCCGCCGGGTTACCTGTGCTGCGGTTATCCGCAGCGCGGCAGCGGCGATTTCGACAAGGCGGAGAAGATCATCACCGATAACCGCGTGCTGTTCCATCGCATGGCCAACACGCTGAACTACCTCGACATCAAGACCGTCGTGGTGTCCTGCGGTACGTGCTACGACCAGTTGCAGGGTTATGAATTCGAGAAGATATTCCCGGGCTGCCGCATCATCGACATCCACGAATATCTGCTCGAAAAGGGCGTGCGCCTGGAAGGCGTCACCGGTACCCGTTATATGTACCACGACCCTTGCCACAGCCCGATGAAGTTGCAGGACCCGCTTAAGACCGTCAACTCGCTGATCACTACTATCGATGCACAAAAGATCGAAAAGAATGAGCGCTGCTGCGGTGAGTCGGGCACCTTCGGCGTGAGCCGTCCTGACGTTTCGACCCAGGTGCGCTTCCGCAAGGAAGAAGAAATGCGCAAGGGCGCCGATAAGGTGCGCGCCGACGGTTTCGACGGCGACGTCAAGATCCTGACATCGTGCCCGTCCTGCTTCCAGGGTTTGTCGCGCTACAACGAAGATTCGGGCACCACCGCCGACTACATCGTGGTCGAAATGGCCAAGCACCTGCTCGGCGAAAACTGGTTGCCGGATTACGTGGCCCGCGCCAACAACGGCGGCATCGAACGCGTGCTGGTGTAAGCATGGCCAACGCTTGCGATCTGTGCGACGGCGACGGCGGCGAGCTGCTGTTCAACAACGGCAGCTTGCGCGTCGTGCTGGTCGACGAGCCGGCTTATCCCGGTTTCTGCCGCGTGATCTGGAACGGCCACGTCAAGGAAATGACGGATCTCGCCCCGGCAGACCGCAGCGCCTTGATGTCTGCGGTATGGGCGGTCGAAGCCGCCGTGCGCGAAGTCATGCAGCCGGAAAAAATCAATGTCGCCAGTCTCGGCAACATGACGCCGCACGTGCACTGGCACGTCATTCCCCGCTACCTCGACGACGCACATTTCCCCAGCCCGGTCTGGGCCGAGGTGCGCCGCGACAGCGTCGCCGCTTCCCTTGCCGAACGTACCGCTTTGTTGCCAAAGCTGCGCGCAGCGATCGCGCGCGAACTGGCGGCCGCAGCCTGACTGCGGGCAGTCGCCGCACGTTCATTCATTCTTATCTCGCAAGACACCTCACACAATAGGAAGCGCACGCAATGAGCTCCGGTCCCACGCCCGTATCCTTCAAGGTCCGCACGCAGTCGCGCGTGATGGAAGTCGCCTTCGACGACGGCGCCCAGTTCTCCATCCCGTTTGAATTGCTGCGCGTGTATTCGCCTTCGGCGGAAGTGCGCGGCCACGGCCCCGGCCAGGAGACTTTGCAGACCGGAAAAAGAGACGTCGGCATCGTCGGCGTCGAACCTGTCGGCAACTACGGCATCAAACCGATATTCTCGGACGAGCATTCCAGCGGCATTTTTACCTGGGACTACCTGTATCAGCTCGGACGCGACCAGGATGCGATGTGGGAAACCTACCTGCAAAAACTGGAGGAGGCAGGCTTCACGCGCGAAAGCGGGCGCGACCAGGACATGAGTTCGTCCGGCGGCAGCGCCTGCGGCCACCATCATTGAGCGCCACGAGCCTCCCCTTATAATGTCGCCTTATTTGTATTCCTTCTTTCAAGTTGCCACATGACCAACACCACCCACTTCGGTTACCAGACCGTTTCTGAAGACGACAAGGTGCATAAAGTCGCCGAAGTCTTCCATTCTGTCGCCGCCAAGTACGACGTCATGAACGACTTCATGTCGGCCGGCCTGCATCGGATCTGGAAGGCGTTCACCATCGCCCAGGCAGGCATCCGTCCCGGCTTCAAGGTGCTCGACATTGCCGGCGGCACCGGCGACTTGTCCAAGGCGTTCGCCAGACAGGCCGGTCCGGGCGGAGAAGTCTGGCTGACCGACATCAACGAATCGATGCTGCGCGTGGGCCGCGACCGCCTATTGAATAAGGGCATCCCGACCCCCACCTTGTTGTGCGACGCCGAGAAGCTGCCGTTTCCCGACAACTACTTCGATCGCGTGTCGGTGGCCTTCGGCCTGCGCAACATGACCCACAAGGATGTTGCACTGTCGGAAATGCGTCGTGTGCTGAAACCGGGCGGCAAGTTGCTGGTGCTGGAGTTCTCCAAGGTATGGGAGCCGCTGAAGAAGCCGTATGACGTTTATTCCTTCTCGGTGCTGCCGTGGCTGGGGCAGAAAGTCGCCAACGACGCCGAAAGCTATCGTTACCTCGCTGAATCGATCCGCATGCATCCGGATCAGGAAACGCTGAAGAAAATGATGGAAGACGCCGGCCTCGAGCGCGTGCAGTATTACAACCTGACTGCGGGCGTTGCCGCCTTGCATACGG is a window of Herbaspirillum hiltneri N3 DNA encoding:
- a CDS encoding DUF3683 domain-containing protein, encoding MNAPAKIQALLTDAPQGASPTRLREIPYNYTSFSDREIVIRLLGEDAWRVLDELRSKRQTGRSARMLYEVLGDIWVVRRNPYLQDDMLDNPKRRAALIEALHHRLAEVDKRRIDVNQSEAGDAAAAESARRSANVELLIKAARKAIADFGEEFKHTYDLRKRATKVLGRYTAKDNIKFDGLSRVSHVTDATDWRVEYPFVVLTPDSEDEMAGLVKACIELGLTIIPRGGGTGYTGGAIPLTPMSAVINTEKLEQLGAVEMEVLPGLDKPYATIYSGAGVVTKRVSDAAEKAGFVFAVDPTSAEASCIGGNVAMNAGGKKAVLWGTALDNLASWRMVDPQGDWLEVTRLDHNLGKIHDVELATFRLEWSHPGEKGQKTEVFKTEILEIAGRKFRKEGLGKDVTDKFLSGLPGIQKEGCDGLITSARWILHKMPKQTRTVCLEFFGQARDAIPSIVEIKNYLDAETKKGGAILAGLEHLDERYLRAVGYATKSKRGVLPKMVLIGDIVGDDEIAVAQAASEVIRMANNRVGEGFVAISPEARKKFWLDRSRTAAIAKHTNAFKINEDVVIPLPRMGEYTDGIERINIELSIKNKLQFLDELNAFFVKGNLPLGKSDDAEGEDIPAAEMLEDRVHQAEDLIAKTQARWSYLLANLDQPLTVAKGEMAALGLDKLLPVFDQRLLDQPDANVFHVVQDRTVRVSWKQEVRAQLRQIFSGGAFKLILEECNAIHKRVLRGRVFVALHMHAGDGNVHTNLPVNSDHYQMLQDAHEAVARIMTLARSLDGVISGEHGIGITKLEFLTEDEISEFREYKLRIDPEGRFNKGKLLNLPGFEADLSNAYTPSFGLMGHESLIMQQSDIGAIANSVKDCLRCGKCKPVCATHVPRANLLYSPRNKILATSLLVEAFLYEEQTRRGVSIKHWEEFEDVADHCTVCHKCVTPCPVDIDFGDVSMNMRNLLRKMGKKSFNPGTATAMFFLNATDPATINATRKVMTDWGFKAQRLGNDIFKKFARKQTQKPAATVGKAPIKEQVIHFINKKMPGNLPKKTARALLDIEDDKIVPIIRDPKTTTAETEAVFYFPGCGSERLFSQVGLATQAMLWNVGVQTVLPPGYLCCGYPQRGSGDFDKAEKIITDNRVLFHRMANTLNYLDIKTVVVSCGTCYDQLQGYEFEKIFPGCRIIDIHEYLLEKGVRLEGVTGTRYMYHDPCHSPMKLQDPLKTVNSLITTIDAQKIEKNERCCGESGTFGVSRPDVSTQVRFRKEEEMRKGADKVRADGFDGDVKILTSCPSCFQGLSRYNEDSGTTADYIVVEMAKHLLGENWLPDYVARANNGGIERVLV
- a CDS encoding HIT family protein — encoded protein: MANACDLCDGDGGELLFNNGSLRVVLVDEPAYPGFCRVIWNGHVKEMTDLAPADRSALMSAVWAVEAAVREVMQPEKINVASLGNMTPHVHWHVIPRYLDDAHFPSPVWAEVRRDSVAASLAERTALLPKLRAAIARELAAAA
- a CDS encoding gamma-butyrobetaine hydroxylase-like domain-containing protein — translated: MSSGPTPVSFKVRTQSRVMEVAFDDGAQFSIPFELLRVYSPSAEVRGHGPGQETLQTGKRDVGIVGVEPVGNYGIKPIFSDEHSSGIFTWDYLYQLGRDQDAMWETYLQKLEEAGFTRESGRDQDMSSSGGSACGHHH
- the ubiE gene encoding bifunctional demethylmenaquinone methyltransferase/2-methoxy-6-polyprenyl-1,4-benzoquinol methylase UbiE codes for the protein MTNTTHFGYQTVSEDDKVHKVAEVFHSVAAKYDVMNDFMSAGLHRIWKAFTIAQAGIRPGFKVLDIAGGTGDLSKAFARQAGPGGEVWLTDINESMLRVGRDRLLNKGIPTPTLLCDAEKLPFPDNYFDRVSVAFGLRNMTHKDVALSEMRRVLKPGGKLLVLEFSKVWEPLKKPYDVYSFSVLPWLGQKVANDAESYRYLAESIRMHPDQETLKKMMEDAGLERVQYYNLTAGVAALHTGIKL